A stretch of the Phaeodactylum tricornutum CCAP 1055/1 chromosome 15, whole genome shotgun sequence genome encodes the following:
- a CDS encoding predicted protein yields the protein MLTKFESKSARVKGLAFHPVRPWVCASLHNGVIQLWDYRVGTVIDRFEEHEGPVRGVDFHVSEPLLVSGGDDYKIKVWDYKLRRCLFTLLGHLDYIRTVQFHSTFPWILSASDDQTLRLWDVDRRTCLSVLTGHNHYVMCASFHPTEDLIVSASLDQTVRVWDTTGLRKKQTGEASGGGHMDGSMRPPSTGLNVQAELFGTNDVVVKYVLEGHDRGVNWASFHPTLPLLASAADDRQVKLWRMSETKAWEVDTLRGHANNVSCCLFHPKHDLVVSNSEDRSIRVWDVSKRVGVQTFRREGDRFWILAAHPTQNLLAAGHDSGMIVFKLERERPASCYGPTSQLYYVRGRELLLHDYGRGSTGVDVPITSLRRMGTQAQTDGIGSAPRYLTYNHHNPSEGNILVTSDVDGGSYELVTFSLSNASGSVTDGKRGSCLGPGVFLGRNRFAILDRQRQIVIKNLQNETTKRVQPPVPNVDGLLDGGASGRVLLRAEDRAILFEVQSRRVLGEITAPKIKSVVWSPDGSKVAIVCKYGVVMADRSLEQLCSISDNVRIKSGAWDVSPTGGTASELFVYTTLHHVKYCLPSGDTGTIRTLDQPLYAQRIVKDQLFCLDREARPRILSLDTTEALFKLALSQQKYGKVMHMVRHSRLCGRAIVAYLQNKGFPEVALHFVREPRTRFRLALACGNIEAAMESAFTLEQKAQAEGKDTGRDVWGELGSEALRQGNHQVVEMSYQRTKDFDRLSFLYLITGDTDKLRKMLKISNMRQDIMGRYHNALLLGDAAERVHVLEESGNLPLAYISATLHGLMEDADRIKITIETNGGSAGDRKTHCLLQPPTPILRANNWPTLEVQKTTLEDLSAADGEAHEEDGGEYHDAAAAAATELGTEDWQDDDEDMGMGTGAAAAAANDLDFGADDDLGDWGDDLDELGDLGEPSHREADEMIDVSEVGEVGDFVMPTSGRPPAGCWVGNSSHAADHLAAGAASSALQLLNRQIAASEFALLKSNMIACYLGSMTSAPGVSGSPSMSIPLLRNDVNGHPGAESLPRTPLTLKQTVAGIRNGYRFFQGGKFNEAKAAFVSVLAEIPLVVTGNRAEGNEIKEMLSICREYITAIRIKAEMAAAATDPVRSTELSAYFTHCNLQPVHLLLALRAAMGTAFKNKNFIVAASFARRLLELPDMSNERNAELRVKATKVLQKSEQMARNEHQLNYDETKTFAIDCKDFVPIYSGDSSTQCSYCGSSYADESMSHSLCLTCGFCAVGIQTIGLVTG from the exons ATGCTAACCAAGTTTGAGTCCAAATCGGCGCGGGTGAAAGGTTTAGCCTTTCATCCGGTGCGTCCCTGGGTATGTGCATCTTTGCACAATGGTGTAATTCAACT TTGGGATTATCGAGTAGGCACCGTCATTGATCGATTTGAAGAGCACGAAGGTCCGGTCCGTGGTGTCGATTTCCACGTCTCGGAGCCGTTGCTCGTATCCGGCGGTGACGACTACAAAATCAAGGTCTGGGATTACAAGCTCCGTCGTTGCTTGTTTACCCTACTGGGACATTTAGACTACATTCGGACGGTTCAATTTCACAGTACGTTTCCCTGGATATTGAGCGCGTCCGACGATCAAACGCTGCGTTTGTGGGATGTTGATCGTCGCACCTGTTTGAGTGTCTTGACCGGACACAATCACTACGTTATGTGCGCGAGCTTCCATCCCACCGAAGATCTCATCGTGTCAGCGTCGTTGGATCAGACGGTCCGGGTGTGGGATACCACCGGTCTCCGTAAGAAACAAACGGGTGAGGCCAGTGGTGGGGGACACATGGATGGATCCATGCGTCCGCCGTCCACCGGACTTAACGTGCAAGCCGAGCTGTTCGGAACCAACGATGTTGTCGTCAAGTATGTACTCGAAGGTCATGACCGAGGCGTTAACTGGGCGTCCTTCCACCCTACTTTGCCACTCCTCGCCTCGGCAGCGGATGATCGACAGGTCAAGTTGTGGCGTATGAGCGAAACCAAGGCCTGGGAAGTCGATACCCTCCGGGGACACGCCAACAATGTGTCCTGCTGCTTGTTTCATCCCAAACACGATCTTGTCGTCTCCAATTCGGAAGATCGCTCGATCCGTGTTTGGGATGTCAGCAAACGTGTCGGCGTCCAAACCTTTCGCCGTGAAGGCGATCGCTTTTGGATTCTCGCCGCGCACCCGACGCAGAATTTGCTCGCGGCCGGACACGATTCCGGTATGATCGTCTTCAAATTGGAACGGGAACGTCCCGCTTCGTGCTACGGACCGACTTCCCAGCTCTACTACGTACGCGGTCGGGAACTTCTCCTGCACGACTACGGACGCGGTAGCACCGGAGTCGACGTTCCCATTACCAGTCTCCGCCGTATGGGAACGCAGGCTCAAACGGACGGTATAGGCTCAGCCCCGCGATACCTTACCTACAATCATCACAACCCGTCCGAAGGGAATATTTTGGTCACTTCGGATGTCGACGGGGGTTCCTACGAACTCGTTACCTTCAGTTTGAGCAATGCGAGTggttccgtcacggacgGAAAACGTGGTTCCTGCCTTGGGCCAGGTGTTTTTTTGGGACGCAATCGCTTCGCCATTCTTGATCGCCAGCGACAAATTGTAATCAAGAATCTACAAAATGAGACGACCAAACGTGTTCAACCACCTGTTCCCAACGTGGACGGACTGTTGGACGGTGGCGCTTCGGGTCGCGTATTGTTGCGCGCCGAAGACCGTGCCATTCTGTTTGAAGTCCAATCCCGACGCGTGCTGGGAGAAATCACGGCTCCCAAGATCAAATCGGTTGTCTGGAGCCCGGATGGAAGCAAAGTGGCCATTGTCTGCAAGTACGGTGTCGTTATGGCGGATCGCAGCCTCGAGCAGTTGTGCTCAATTTCGGACAACGTCCGCATCAAGTCGGGTGCGTGGGACGTCAGTCCCACGGGCGGCACGGCCTCGGAACTATTTGTCTACACCACCCTCCATCACGTCAAGTACTGCTTGCCGTCGGGAGACACTGGTACGATCCGTACGCTAGATCAACCGCTCTACGCGCAGCGTATCGTCAAGGACCAGCTTTTCTGTCTCGATCGCGAAGCCCGACCCCGCATTCTGAGTCTCGACACGACCGAAGCCCTCTTCAAACTGGCGCTGTCGCAGCAAAAGTACGGCAAAGTTATGCACATGGTCCGTCACTCTCGCTTGTGCGGGCGCGCCATTGTTGCTTATTTGCAAAACAAGGGTTTCCCGGAAGTCGCATTGCACTTTGTGCGGGAACCCCGGACCCGTTTTCGCCTCGCCTTGGCGTGCGGAAATATTGAAGCCGCCATGGAATCAGCCTTTACACTGGAGCAAAAAGCTCAAGCGGAAGGCAAGGATACCGGACGAGACGTTTGGGGCGAATTAGGCAGTGAAGCGTTGCGTCAAGGCAATCACCAAGTTGTCGAAATGAGTTATCAACGCACGAAAGACTTTGACCGCTTGTCGTTTTTGTACTTGATTACCGGTGATACAGACAAGTTACGCAAAATGCTCAAAATTTCGAACATGCGTCAAGACATTATGGGTCGCTACCACAATGCCTTGTTGTTGGGCGATGCAGCCGAGCGTGTGCACGTCTTGGAGGAGTCGGGAAATTTGCCGCTCGCCTACATCAGTGCAACCTTGCATGGTTTGATGGAAGACGCGGACCGGATCAAGATTACTATCGAAACAAATGGTGGCAGT GCTGGGGATAGAAAGACACACTGTTTGCTGCAACCCCCCACTCCTATCCTCCGCGCCAACAACTGGCCAACACTCGAGGTACAAAAGACGACTCTTGAAGACCTATCGGCAGCCGACGGTGAAGCTCACGAAGAGGACGGTGGTGAATATCACGATGCAGCAGCTGCGGCAGCGACTGAGTTGGGTACGGAAGATTGgcaagacgacgacgaggataTGGGTATGGGTACCGGCGCCGCGGCAGCGGCTGCTAATGACTTGGACTTTGGTGCCGACGACGATCTCGGCGACTGGGGCGACGATCTGGATGAACTCGGCGACCTGGGTGAACCGTCACATCGTGAGGCTGACGAAATGATAGACGTTTCGGAAGTCGGAGAAGTTGGTGACTTTGTTATGCCTACTTCTGGACGCCCTCCTGCTGGTTGTTGGGTAGGCAATAGTTCACACGCGGCCGATCATCTGGCAGCCGGAGCTGCGTCTTCAGCGTTACAATTATTGAATCGTCAAATTGCGGCGAGCGAATTCGCTCTACTCAAGTCAAATATGATCGCTTGCTATTTGGGTTCCATGACGAGCGCTCCTGGTGTTTCGGGCAGTCCGAGCATGTCCATTCCGTTGCTACGAAATGATGTTAACGGACATCCGGGTGCGGAAAGTCTGCCTCGTACACCCTTGACTTTGAAGCAAACGGTAGCCGGGATTCGCAATGGATATCGCTTCTTCCAGGGTGGAAAGTTCAACGAGGCCAAGGCAGCTTTTGTATCAGTGTTGGCCGAAATTCCGCTTGTAGTTACCGGCAACCGGGCAGAAGGCAACGAAATTAAGGAAATGCTCAGTATTTGCCGCGAATACATTACAGCAATTCGGATCAAAGCGGAAATGGCAGCAGCTGCGACTGACCCGGTCCGCTCCACTGAGCTGTCAGCCTACTTTACTCACTGCAACCTGCAACCGGTCCACTTGCTGCTTGCTCTTCGTGCTGCCATGGGAACGGCCTTCAAGAACAAAAACTTTATCGTGGCTGCCAGCTTTGCGCGTCGTTTGTTGGAGCTTCCAGACATGAGTAACGAACGCAATGCAGAATTGCGAGTCAAGGCAACTAAGGTGTTGCAGAAGAGCGAGCAAATGGCCCGAAATGAGCATCAGCTGAACTATGACGAAACGAAGACATTTGCGATTGACTGCAAAGACTTTGTCCCTATTTATTCGGGCGACAGCTCGACGCAGTGTTCATACTGCGGATCTTCCTACGCGGACGAATCTATGTCGCACAGTCTGTGCTTAACATGTGGATTTTGTGCTGTCGGGATCCAAACCATCGGGCTCGTCACTGGATAA